In a genomic window of Microcoleus sp. AS-A8:
- a CDS encoding alpha/beta fold hydrolase, which yields MTTPLLISTNTIEKHVWTWQGHQIQYTVMGTGKPLVLIHGFGASIGHWRKNIPVLAEAGYRVFAIDLLGFGGSDKPALDYTLELWQQQLKDFWHAHIQEPTVFIGNSIGALLSLMVVTYEPEIAAGGVLINCAGGLNHRPDEFTLPLRLVMGMFTKFVSSQVTGPLLFNLIRQKPRIRRTLMQVYRDREAITEELVDLIYTPSCDPGAQRVFASVLTAPPGPSPTELLPKVEHPLLVIWGENDPWTPIAGAAIYQQQSETGKDVEFVSIANAGHCPHDEKPEAVNQLMLQWLCNHHQ from the coding sequence GTGACAACTCCACTCCTGATATCGACAAATACTATTGAAAAGCACGTTTGGACATGGCAGGGCCATCAAATCCAATACACCGTAATGGGTACTGGTAAGCCTTTAGTGCTGATTCATGGTTTTGGCGCATCGATTGGTCATTGGCGCAAAAATATTCCGGTACTCGCAGAAGCTGGCTACCGGGTGTTTGCAATTGACTTGCTGGGATTTGGCGGTTCAGATAAACCCGCATTGGACTATACCTTAGAGTTGTGGCAGCAACAGCTAAAAGATTTTTGGCACGCCCATATCCAGGAACCTACTGTATTTATCGGTAACTCTATCGGTGCTCTCCTCAGTTTGATGGTAGTGACGTATGAGCCGGAAATAGCTGCCGGTGGCGTTTTAATCAACTGTGCCGGTGGACTCAATCACCGCCCGGATGAGTTCACTCTTCCCTTACGTTTAGTCATGGGAATGTTTACAAAGTTTGTCAGTTCTCAAGTTACAGGGCCACTCCTGTTTAACCTCATTCGCCAGAAACCGCGTATTCGCCGTACCCTGATGCAAGTCTACCGCGATCGCGAAGCCATTACCGAGGAACTCGTAGACTTAATATACACACCTTCTTGTGACCCTGGTGCTCAACGAGTATTCGCTTCCGTTCTCACCGCCCCTCCAGGCCCTTCTCCAACAGAACTGTTACCCAAAGTAGAGCATCCCCTCTTGGTCATTTGGGGAGAAAATGACCCTTGGACGCCAATTGCTGGTGCGGCAATCTACCAACAGCAGAGTGAGACAGGTAAGGATGTTGAGTTTGTTAGCATTGCCAACGCCGGTCACTGTCCCCACGATGAGAAACCGGAGGCTGTAAATCAGCTCATGCTCCAGTGGTTATGCAACCATCATCAATAG
- a CDS encoding DUF1350 family protein: MDWQEVSSSWVLIPPRPKGIVHFLGGAFVATAPQVTYRWILEQLGRQGYAVIATPFVNTLNHTAIARDVLNQFETTLYRLQAKSVLSKRYLPIYGMGHSMGCKLHLLIGSLFSVERAGNILISFNNYPAKRAIPFIEQINLNPTFEIEFTPSPIETNELIAERYQVRRNLLIKFTNDDIDQTASLIQVLQQRFPDMVGMRMLPGNHLTPLGQDVSWKTGDVFTPFDAIGQWMKQEVYRDLNQLQREILRWLEPFSAT, from the coding sequence ATGGATTGGCAAGAAGTATCAAGTAGTTGGGTTTTAATTCCTCCACGTCCCAAAGGGATTGTGCATTTTCTGGGAGGCGCTTTCGTAGCGACAGCCCCCCAAGTAACCTATCGGTGGATACTAGAACAATTGGGGCGTCAGGGGTATGCTGTGATTGCAACGCCGTTTGTGAATACGCTGAATCATACAGCGATCGCACGAGATGTACTCAACCAATTCGAGACAACGCTATACCGCTTACAGGCAAAATCTGTTTTAAGTAAACGCTATCTGCCCATCTATGGTATGGGACACAGCATGGGTTGCAAATTGCATTTGCTGATCGGGAGTCTGTTTTCAGTGGAACGTGCGGGGAATATCTTGATTTCCTTCAACAACTATCCAGCCAAGCGTGCCATTCCTTTTATTGAGCAGATTAATCTCAATCCCACCTTCGAGATCGAGTTTACACCCTCACCCATAGAAACCAACGAGCTAATTGCTGAGCGCTACCAAGTCCGCCGCAATCTACTCATTAAATTTACCAACGATGACATTGACCAAACAGCTAGCTTAATCCAAGTCCTGCAACAACGCTTCCCCGATATGGTTGGAATGCGAATGCTACCGGGCAATCATTTAACTCCCTTAGGGCAAGATGTTAGCTGGAAAACGGGAGATGTTTTTACTCCCTTTGACGCGATTGGTCAATGGATGAAACAAGAAGTGTATCGTGACTTGAATCAGTTGCAACGAGAAATCCTGCGATGGCTAGAGCCTTTTTCAGCTACCTGA
- a CDS encoding bifunctional (p)ppGpp synthetase/guanosine-3',5'-bis(diphosphate) 3'-pyrophosphohydrolase: MDAIATTSRFNFDVPDWLHECILATSAAANEPVPDDINLISRAFEFAYQLHEGQYRASGEPYIAHPVAVAGLLRDLGGSSVMIAAGFLHDVVEDTEVTPEEIESRFGVEVRRLVEGVTKLSKFNFSSKTERQAENFRRMFLAMAADIRVIVVKLADRLHNMRTLEHLSPPKQRSISQETREIFAPLANRLGIGRVKWELEDLAFKYLEPESYRQMQQLVAERRTDRETRLSKVGEILRERMESTEIHCLEVSGRPKHLYGIYQKMQRQQKGFHEIYDLAAMRLILQTKEDCYRALAVVHDAFRPIPGRFKDYIGLPKPNRYQSLHTGVIGPSGRPIEVQIRTLEMHQIAEYGIAAHWKYKESGGSSNNRISAEDEKFTWLRQLLEWQNDLKDAQEYMDTIKDNLFDDDVYVFTPNGDVIPLSRGATPVDFAYRIHSEVGNHCAGARVNGRWRVLDTPLNNGDIVEIITKENSHPSLDWLNFVATPSARNRIRQWYKRSHRDANVARGKELLEKELGKRGFEALLKSEPMQAAAERCNYHSVEDLLAALGYGELTLNLVVKRLREAVKARQPLETEPQEPPVPQIPAAKPASTAGAKKIEPIAGVEGLLHHLAGCCNPIPGEAIIGVVTRTRGISIHRQGCLNVESVPGERVIPVSWNPTDVAHGRPQTYPVNIQIEVIDRVGVFKDILSRLSDQNINVRNAQVRTQEGRPAVIDMCIDICDHQQLERSFCQIKKMSDILNLRRVSQIEEAC, from the coding sequence ATGGACGCTATCGCTACCACTTCCCGGTTTAACTTCGATGTTCCAGATTGGTTACACGAATGTATCTTAGCCACCTCCGCCGCCGCTAATGAACCAGTCCCTGACGATATTAACCTAATCAGTCGAGCTTTTGAATTTGCTTACCAACTGCATGAGGGTCAGTACCGAGCCTCAGGAGAACCTTACATTGCTCATCCTGTAGCAGTGGCGGGTTTGTTACGGGATTTAGGCGGCAGCAGCGTGATGATTGCCGCTGGGTTTCTACACGATGTGGTTGAGGATACAGAAGTCACTCCCGAAGAGATAGAATCTCGATTTGGAGTCGAGGTTCGGCGGCTGGTGGAAGGCGTAACCAAACTTTCTAAGTTTAACTTCTCCAGTAAAACCGAACGTCAAGCGGAAAATTTCCGCCGCATGTTCCTTGCCATGGCCGCCGATATTCGGGTGATTGTGGTGAAATTGGCAGATAGACTGCACAATATGCGGACATTAGAACACTTGAGTCCGCCGAAACAGCGTAGTATCTCCCAAGAAACACGAGAAATCTTCGCACCTCTAGCCAATCGCCTGGGAATTGGGCGCGTCAAATGGGAGCTAGAAGATTTGGCGTTTAAGTATCTCGAACCCGAATCCTATCGGCAGATGCAACAACTGGTGGCAGAGCGACGAACGGATCGGGAAACTCGCTTAAGTAAGGTCGGAGAAATTTTGCGGGAACGCATGGAGTCCACTGAAATTCATTGCCTAGAGGTTAGTGGGCGTCCCAAGCACCTCTATGGAATATATCAAAAAATGCAACGGCAGCAAAAGGGATTTCATGAAATTTACGATCTAGCTGCTATGCGACTAATTTTGCAGACGAAGGAAGATTGTTATCGGGCATTAGCGGTCGTTCACGATGCTTTTCGACCGATTCCAGGCCGGTTTAAAGACTACATCGGTTTACCGAAGCCGAACCGCTATCAGTCTTTGCATACCGGGGTGATTGGGCCATCGGGTCGTCCAATTGAGGTGCAAATTCGCACCCTGGAAATGCATCAGATCGCTGAATATGGAATTGCCGCACACTGGAAGTACAAGGAAAGCGGTGGCTCCAGTAATAACCGAATTTCGGCGGAAGATGAAAAGTTTACTTGGCTGCGGCAGTTACTGGAATGGCAGAATGACCTGAAAGATGCTCAGGAATACATGGACACCATCAAAGACAATTTATTTGATGATGATGTTTATGTGTTTACGCCGAATGGAGATGTGATTCCGCTCTCGCGCGGAGCAACACCCGTTGATTTTGCTTACCGCATTCACTCGGAAGTCGGGAACCATTGTGCCGGTGCTCGCGTGAATGGACGGTGGAGGGTACTGGATACTCCCTTGAATAACGGGGATATTGTGGAGATTATCACCAAAGAAAATAGCCATCCCAGTCTGGATTGGCTGAACTTTGTGGCCACACCTAGTGCCCGAAATCGGATTCGGCAATGGTACAAGCGATCGCATCGGGACGCCAATGTGGCTCGCGGGAAAGAACTCCTGGAAAAAGAACTGGGCAAAAGAGGCTTTGAGGCTTTGCTCAAATCTGAACCCATGCAGGCCGCGGCAGAGCGATGTAACTACCACAGCGTCGAAGATTTACTAGCTGCGTTGGGTTACGGCGAGTTGACCTTAAACTTAGTTGTCAAGCGTCTGCGGGAAGCCGTAAAAGCTCGGCAACCCCTAGAAACAGAACCCCAAGAGCCTCCAGTTCCCCAAATACCGGCAGCTAAACCTGCATCAACGGCAGGGGCGAAAAAAATCGAACCCATTGCTGGCGTCGAAGGGTTACTCCATCACCTAGCGGGTTGCTGTAATCCTATTCCGGGTGAAGCGATTATTGGAGTCGTGACGCGCACACGCGGCATTTCCATTCATCGCCAGGGTTGTCTGAATGTGGAGAGCGTACCTGGAGAACGGGTCATACCTGTGAGTTGGAATCCCACCGATGTCGCTCATGGGCGTCCCCAAACTTACCCGGTGAATATTCAAATCGAGGTCATTGACCGAGTTGGCGTTTTCAAAGATATCTTATCTCGCTTGAGTGACCAAAATATCAATGTTCGCAATGCCCAGGTCAGAACTCAAGAAGGAAGGCCGGCGGTCATCGATATGTGTATCGACATTTGCGATCATCAACAACTGGAGCGTAGCTTTTGCCAAATCAAAAAAATGAGTGACATCTTAAACTTGCGCCGTGTCAGTCAGATTGAGGAGGCTTGTTGA
- a CDS encoding NAD(P)H-dependent oxidoreductase encodes MTNVPKILAFAGSAREASYNKTLVKIAAEGARAAGAEVTYIDLRDLPMPLFDEDLEAKEGIPTHVKTFKQLMIAHQGLLIAAPEYNSSITPLLKNTIDWASRPEPGESMLACFKDKVAILMSASPGALGGLRGLTHVRSILSSIGVLVLPDQKAISKAYEAFDPDGKLKDSMQQTAVEQLGNKLTTVLAKLIA; translated from the coding sequence ATGACAAACGTACCTAAAATCTTGGCCTTTGCAGGCAGTGCTCGTGAAGCTTCGTACAACAAAACACTGGTGAAGATTGCCGCCGAGGGAGCTCGGGCAGCAGGCGCAGAAGTAACTTATATAGACTTGCGCGATTTACCGATGCCGCTATTTGACGAAGACTTGGAAGCCAAAGAGGGGATTCCCACTCATGTCAAAACCTTTAAGCAACTGATGATTGCCCATCAAGGCTTGTTGATTGCAGCACCGGAGTACAATAGCTCGATTACGCCACTGCTGAAAAATACGATCGATTGGGCATCGCGTCCAGAGCCAGGAGAGTCAATGTTAGCTTGTTTTAAAGATAAGGTTGCTATCTTGATGAGTGCCTCACCAGGAGCGTTAGGAGGCTTACGTGGTTTAACTCATGTCCGTTCCATTCTCAGCAGTATTGGCGTTTTGGTATTACCAGATCAGAAGGCCATTTCTAAAGCCTATGAGGCATTTGATCCCGATGGCAAGTTGAAAGACTCGATGCAACAGACGGCGGTTGAACAACTGGGTAATAAGTTGACCACAGTATTAGCGAAGTTAATCGCCTAA
- a CDS encoding methyltransferase domain-containing protein has translation MQKPESISISKVTRYQNAALNYYLGLTDSPYLHYGYWETLPVPAEELTIGRLRIAQEAYAAKLLEFIPPGTHTVLDVGCGIGGNAAYLLERGFVVEGLAPDPFQQERFLKCTYGQAIFHLTNFENFKATHPYDLILLSESSQYMAAVDIARGAANLLSGGGYLLLADMMRSDASYQEGIFSNCHVVTELHAALMQAGFSLVKSEDISAQIVPTIDLYVDTFRRFGMNTINYIADLIAITVPPLHQLLRWIFRRWVKKLVVEGLEARQLFEQHLCYEIQLWQLSEPDGH, from the coding sequence ATGCAGAAGCCAGAATCAATCTCTATTTCAAAAGTAACTCGCTACCAAAATGCAGCGCTTAATTACTACCTGGGGCTGACAGATTCGCCTTATCTTCATTATGGGTATTGGGAAACTTTACCTGTTCCCGCAGAGGAACTAACGATTGGACGGCTACGCATTGCTCAGGAAGCTTATGCAGCTAAACTATTGGAGTTCATTCCCCCAGGGACTCATACGGTGTTGGATGTTGGCTGTGGTATTGGGGGAAATGCAGCTTACCTGCTTGAGCGTGGCTTTGTCGTTGAAGGACTCGCACCCGATCCTTTCCAACAAGAGCGGTTTCTCAAGTGTACCTACGGTCAGGCCATCTTCCACCTAACGAACTTTGAAAATTTCAAGGCAACCCACCCCTATGATCTCATCCTGTTGAGTGAAAGTAGCCAGTATATGGCTGCTGTCGATATTGCGCGAGGTGCAGCCAATCTTCTTAGCGGTGGTGGCTACCTTCTACTTGCTGATATGATGCGCTCTGATGCCAGTTATCAGGAAGGAATTTTTTCTAACTGTCATGTTGTCACAGAGCTTCATGCAGCATTAATGCAGGCTGGGTTCAGTTTAGTCAAATCTGAGGATATTTCTGCCCAAATTGTGCCAACAATCGATCTGTATGTTGACACTTTCCGCCGATTTGGCATGAACACGATCAACTATATTGCAGATTTGATTGCGATCACGGTTCCGCCGTTGCACCAACTTCTGCGCTGGATCTTTCGTCGCTGGGTGAAAAAGCTGGTTGTGGAAGGCTTAGAGGCACGTCAGCTGTTTGAGCAGCATCTTTGTTATGAAATCCAACTTTGGCAGTTATCCGAACCCGATGGACATTGA
- a CDS encoding ABC transporter ATP-binding protein, which translates to MSEALFCVENLRVAYPNSRSVTMNRWAVDDVSFTLDAGERLGLVGESGCGKSTLGRAAMRLLPASTQIEGRVRFAGQSVFDLTPKQLRQFRGEAVALVFQDPMTRLDPLMTIGEHCIETLRAHQPQLNRSQCKARALETLDAVKIPANRWSQYPHEFSGGMRQRVAIALALLLNPKLIVADEPTTSLDVTVSAQILKELTRLCQEREMALLLISHDLAMVGEYCDRIAVMYNGRMVESGAVKAIFRHPEHEYTRSLLQAALHIQAVGDEENHTEGENSLSKSDPPVPVLEKGENPKSKIDNPLLRIKNLKQYYTLESNLIEQLLSKEKGNRVIKAVDNVSFDLYPGEIFGLVGESGCGKSTLSRTILQLIRPTAGTVEFMGQNLAQMDRQSLRAIRRQIQMVFQDPHACLNPLMTVGQSIADPLFIHQLATSTEAKSQVRQMLERVGLTPTEEYSNRYPADLSGGQQQRVAIARALITRPSLLICDEPVSMLDASVQSQVLELMLELKQEFNLTYLFITHDLWLARFLCDRIAVMNSGQIVEIGPTQKLFTHPEHPYTQTLLQSAPLLATQQL; encoded by the coding sequence ATGAGTGAAGCCCTGTTTTGTGTAGAGAATTTGCGGGTTGCCTATCCCAACAGCCGTTCGGTGACAATGAATCGCTGGGCGGTTGATGATGTCTCTTTTACCTTGGATGCTGGGGAACGCCTGGGATTGGTGGGAGAATCCGGTTGTGGCAAGTCAACGTTGGGACGGGCGGCAATGCGCTTGTTACCCGCTTCCACCCAAATTGAGGGGCGGGTGAGGTTTGCAGGGCAGTCAGTTTTTGATTTGACACCCAAACAGCTGCGTCAGTTTCGCGGGGAAGCGGTGGCGTTGGTGTTTCAAGACCCCATGACTCGACTTGACCCCCTCATGACGATTGGGGAACACTGCATTGAAACCTTGAGGGCACACCAACCGCAGTTGAATCGAAGCCAATGCAAGGCAAGGGCGCTGGAAACACTGGATGCGGTGAAAATTCCCGCCAACCGTTGGTCGCAGTATCCCCATGAGTTTAGTGGCGGGATGCGGCAACGTGTGGCGATCGCACTGGCTCTATTGCTGAATCCCAAACTGATTGTGGCAGATGAACCCACCACATCGCTAGATGTCACGGTTTCCGCCCAGATTTTAAAAGAATTAACGCGACTGTGCCAGGAACGAGAGATGGCGCTGTTACTGATTTCTCACGACTTGGCAATGGTTGGGGAATATTGCGATCGCATTGCGGTCATGTATAACGGACGCATGGTGGAAAGTGGGGCAGTGAAAGCCATATTCCGCCATCCTGAGCATGAGTATACGCGATCGCTCCTACAAGCCGCACTGCATATTCAAGCGGTTGGTGATGAGGAGAATCATACAGAAGGGGAGAATTCCCTATCCAAAAGCGATCCCCCCGTACCTGTCCTGGAAAAAGGGGAGAATCCAAAATCTAAAATCGACAATCCTCTACTGCGGATTAAAAACTTAAAGCAGTATTACACCTTAGAAAGCAATCTGATTGAACAACTGCTTTCCAAAGAGAAGGGGAATCGTGTTATCAAAGCAGTCGATAATGTGAGCTTCGACCTCTATCCAGGTGAAATTTTCGGACTGGTAGGAGAATCAGGCTGTGGGAAAAGTACCCTCTCCCGTACCATTTTGCAGTTGATTCGCCCAACAGCAGGCACCGTTGAATTTATGGGACAGAATTTAGCCCAAATGGATCGCCAATCCTTAAGGGCAATTCGCCGTCAAATTCAAATGGTATTTCAAGACCCTCATGCTTGTCTTAATCCTTTAATGACGGTGGGGCAAAGTATTGCTGATCCCTTATTTATTCACCAACTGGCGACCTCCACAGAGGCGAAAAGTCAGGTGAGGCAAATGCTGGAGCGAGTTGGGTTGACCCCCACAGAGGAGTACTCTAATCGCTATCCTGCGGATTTATCGGGGGGACAACAGCAACGAGTGGCGATCGCGCGTGCTTTAATCACCCGCCCCAGTCTGTTAATCTGTGATGAGCCGGTGAGTATGCTGGATGCGAGTGTCCAATCTCAGGTACTGGAGTTGATGCTGGAGTTGAAGCAAGAATTTAACCTCACCTATTTATTCATTACTCATGACCTTTGGTTAGCGAGATTTTTGTGCGATCGCATTGCCGTCATGAATAGTGGTCAAATTGTGGAAATTGGCCCAACTCAGAAACTTTTCACCCATCCCGAGCACCCCTACACTCAGACACTCTTACAATCTGCTCCCCTCCTAGCCACACAGCAACTCTGA
- a CDS encoding zf-TFIIB domain-containing protein: MQCPKCKKVMLLDGVLSEDLAVKYCQECKGTWIPAKEYEAWQTDQIGNPQRTEVPSGTINVDFVLSPFDTKAALCPECQRYLSRAKVNLKTPFYVERCMQCRGIWCDYGEWDVLEQLGLHTTIEQLFSNEWQSRTRERQFFDQERQATIDKLGSELATSVFELADALAQHPNGDFGVAYLMRRVTANRQPPNAKTQQ, translated from the coding sequence GTGCAGTGTCCGAAATGCAAGAAGGTAATGCTATTGGACGGTGTTCTAAGCGAGGATTTGGCTGTCAAGTACTGCCAGGAGTGCAAAGGCACCTGGATTCCCGCCAAGGAGTACGAAGCTTGGCAGACTGATCAAATTGGAAATCCACAGAGAACAGAGGTGCCCTCTGGAACGATCAATGTGGATTTTGTTCTGTCTCCTTTCGATACAAAAGCCGCCTTGTGTCCAGAGTGTCAGCGCTATCTTTCTCGCGCTAAGGTTAACCTCAAGACGCCGTTTTATGTAGAGCGATGTATGCAGTGCCGGGGGATTTGGTGCGATTACGGAGAGTGGGATGTTCTGGAGCAACTCGGCTTGCATACAACCATTGAGCAGTTATTTTCTAATGAATGGCAGTCACGAACTCGAGAGCGGCAATTCTTTGATCAAGAGCGTCAAGCCACCATCGACAAACTAGGGAGCGAACTGGCTACCAGTGTGTTTGAACTTGCTGACGCTTTAGCCCAGCATCCTAACGGAGATTTTGGTGTTGCCTACTTGATGCGGCGAGTCACAGCTAACCGTCAACCCCCTAATGCCAAAACTCAACAGTAA
- the metK gene encoding methionine adenosyltransferase: protein MSRRYLFTSESVTEGHPDKICDQISDTILDALLTLDDHSRVAAEVVVNTGLVLITGEITSKAQVNFVDLARKKIAEIGYTHADNGFSANSCAVLVALDEQSPDIAQGVTTAQESREELSEDELDAIGAGDQGLMFGFACNETPEMMPLPISLAHRISRRLAEVRKLGELPYLRPDGKTQVSVIYEDGKPVGIDTILISTQHTATIGDITSDEAVQAKIREDLWSMVVQPIFTDLEIQPDNQTRFLVNPTGKFVIGGPQGDSGLTGRKIIVDTYGGYSRHGGGAFSGKDPTKVDRSAAYACRYMAKNIVAAGLAEKCEVQVSYAIGVARPVSIMVETFGTAKIAEERLLELAKQHFELRPAGIIQAFNLRRLPAERGGRFYQNIAAYGHFGRNDLDLPWEQTDKAELLREALKQPVSAVLG from the coding sequence TTGTCACGTCGTTACTTATTTACCTCTGAATCGGTTACTGAAGGTCATCCTGACAAAATCTGCGATCAGATTTCTGATACCATTTTGGATGCCTTACTGACTTTAGACGACCACAGCCGTGTTGCGGCTGAGGTTGTTGTTAACACGGGCTTGGTTCTGATTACTGGTGAAATCACCTCCAAAGCCCAGGTTAATTTTGTCGATTTGGCACGCAAGAAAATTGCTGAAATTGGCTACACTCATGCCGATAATGGCTTCTCGGCTAATAGCTGTGCTGTCTTAGTGGCTTTAGATGAGCAATCTCCTGATATTGCTCAAGGCGTGACAACCGCGCAGGAAAGCCGGGAAGAACTCAGTGAAGATGAATTAGATGCGATCGGTGCTGGCGATCAAGGTCTGATGTTTGGGTTTGCTTGCAACGAAACGCCCGAAATGATGCCCTTGCCCATCAGCCTCGCCCACAGAATCTCTCGGCGTTTGGCAGAAGTGCGGAAATTGGGGGAGTTACCCTATCTCCGCCCGGATGGAAAAACCCAAGTTAGTGTAATCTACGAAGACGGAAAACCCGTTGGGATTGACACGATTTTGATTTCCACCCAACATACCGCCACCATCGGCGATATTACGAGTGATGAGGCTGTTCAAGCCAAGATTAGAGAAGATCTGTGGTCAATGGTGGTGCAACCGATTTTCACCGACCTCGAAATTCAACCCGATAACCAAACTCGCTTCCTGGTTAACCCAACTGGCAAATTTGTCATTGGTGGCCCTCAGGGGGATTCAGGTCTGACCGGTCGTAAAATTATTGTGGATACCTATGGTGGCTACTCCCGTCATGGGGGCGGTGCGTTCTCCGGCAAAGACCCCACCAAGGTAGACCGATCTGCGGCTTATGCTTGCCGCTATATGGCGAAAAATATTGTGGCAGCGGGTCTGGCGGAGAAATGTGAAGTTCAGGTGAGTTATGCGATCGGAGTGGCTCGACCCGTCAGTATCATGGTAGAAACATTTGGTACTGCCAAAATCGCAGAAGAACGATTGCTGGAACTGGCTAAACAGCATTTTGAACTCCGTCCGGCTGGGATTATCCAGGCGTTTAATCTGCGTCGGTTACCCGCAGAACGTGGCGGTCGTTTTTATCAAAATATTGCGGCTTACGGTCATTTTGGGCGTAATGATTTGGATCTACCTTGGGAGCAAACTGATAAGGCAGAACTGCTGAGAGAAGCTTTGAAACAGCCGGTTTCAGCCGTGTTGGGATGA
- a CDS encoding RNA-binding S4 domain-containing protein, producing the protein MTDAPTIKLDQFLKWVGAAQTGGEAKLMIQGGEVQVNGATETRRARKLVEGDAVMVNRQIYKVQFP; encoded by the coding sequence ATGACAGATGCTCCAACGATTAAGCTTGATCAATTTTTGAAATGGGTTGGTGCCGCCCAGACGGGTGGTGAAGCTAAATTAATGATTCAAGGTGGCGAAGTGCAAGTGAACGGCGCTACCGAGACTCGACGCGCCCGAAAATTGGTAGAAGGGGATGCCGTCATGGTGAACCGACAAATTTACAAGGTACAGTTTCCCTGA
- the patD gene encoding heterocyst frequency control protein PatD, with the protein MLPLLHFQQYQAFQQALEQQLKTITVPDWQEVALRDSYQNVQQLFHSQIARLSAEDFAPEHAPRWQSLQTEIYKQMRLLETDMMLLQASRSSTTSQRRVLSVRDRLNTLIQYCQALLQL; encoded by the coding sequence ATGTTGCCACTATTACATTTCCAACAGTATCAGGCGTTTCAACAGGCTTTGGAACAACAGCTCAAGACGATTACAGTTCCCGATTGGCAGGAAGTAGCACTCCGAGATAGTTACCAAAACGTTCAACAACTGTTTCACAGTCAAATTGCGAGGCTGAGTGCAGAGGACTTCGCACCCGAACATGCACCTCGATGGCAATCGCTTCAGACGGAAATTTATAAACAAATGCGGCTATTGGAGACCGATATGATGCTGTTGCAGGCATCGCGCAGTTCTACAACATCCCAGCGTCGGGTTTTGAGCGTGCGCGATCGCCTCAATACCCTGATTCAATACTGCCAAGCGTTGCTTCAACTCTAA
- a CDS encoding YegS/Rv2252/BmrU family lipid kinase has translation MTIQRSACLIFNPVAGQGDPEQDLLTIQSLLEPEIALDIRLTTPEVDAGQLAREAVERGVHMIIVSGGDGTISAAAEAVVGTSIPLGVISRGTANAFASALTLPNTIEAACETILQGRPKVVDAALCNGKPMVLLAGIGFEAEMVEKADRDTKNRFGMLAYIMAGVKQLREFESFEARIETQEKVITLTAGAVTIANAAPPTSVLAQGPAGIICDDGLLDLTVVAPASAAGAIASAYHLLQTALRGDAAERDDIGYLRARRIKVTTEPPQKVVLDGEIIGMTPIDVECIPGGLTILMPLSEDVQPLEKLEGLPELRIEQKL, from the coding sequence ATGACTATTCAGCGTTCTGCTTGCCTGATTTTCAATCCAGTTGCTGGTCAAGGTGACCCAGAGCAAGATTTGTTGACAATCCAGTCTCTTCTAGAGCCAGAAATTGCGCTGGATATTCGTTTGACGACACCTGAAGTGGATGCGGGTCAATTGGCGCGTGAGGCGGTTGAACGCGGTGTTCATATGATTATTGTCTCTGGCGGTGATGGCACGATCTCAGCGGCGGCGGAAGCTGTGGTCGGAACAAGTATTCCCTTAGGTGTGATTTCGCGGGGTACCGCCAATGCTTTTGCCTCAGCGCTAACACTGCCCAACACCATTGAAGCCGCCTGTGAGACTATTTTGCAGGGAAGACCAAAAGTGGTCGATGCGGCTTTGTGCAATGGTAAGCCGATGGTGTTGCTGGCGGGTATTGGCTTTGAGGCAGAAATGGTAGAAAAGGCGGATCGAGACACGAAAAACCGCTTTGGCATGTTGGCTTACATTATGGCAGGGGTAAAACAATTACGGGAGTTTGAGTCGTTTGAAGCGAGGATCGAAACACAGGAGAAAGTGATTACGCTTACCGCCGGCGCTGTAACAATCGCCAATGCTGCGCCCCCAACCTCTGTCTTAGCTCAAGGCCCAGCCGGTATTATTTGTGATGATGGACTGCTCGATTTAACCGTAGTCGCCCCCGCCAGCGCAGCCGGTGCGATCGCATCAGCCTACCATCTACTCCAAACGGCTTTGAGAGGGGATGCTGCGGAACGGGATGACATTGGCTATCTGCGAGCCAGACGCATCAAAGTGACCACCGAGCCACCTCAGAAAGTCGTTCTCGATGGGGAAATTATTGGCATGACACCGATTGATGTTGAGTGTATTCCTGGTGGCTTAACAATTCTCATGCCCTTGTCAGAAGACGTTCAGCCTCTGGAAAAACTAGAGGGACTTCCAGAATTAAGGATTGAGCAGAAGCTTTAG